The genomic segment AAGAAGAACTAGGGCTGTAAAGGGAGACGATGAAATATGTTGGAATTCATTTTATTTATGCTTTTCTCCATTGTTGAGGGTTTCGGCATTCTTTACTTAATGCTCAAGATTTACCGATACGATGCAGCAAGCTTTTATCCAGCACTAATTGTTGTAACGTTAATGAGTTTGCAAAGCTTTTTTTTGAGGGAGGAACTTTCGCTCGAAAGTATCGTGCCCGTTATCAATATTTTTGTGTTCGTAATATTTCTATCGGTCGTTATCAAGATACCTTTTTTTGCGGCATTAATTATTACTGGTTTGGGGTATTTTATTTTCGCCTCTATCCAAGGTGCGATTGTTAATACCATACCTTTTTTCTCATTGGCAGAGATTAAAGTGCATCCATATATAGGGTACTTGCTACAGGTCATCACAGCCGGGGTTAACCTTTCTATTGCCTGGGGACTAAACCGTATGCGAATTGGCTTTATGGAGAGCATCTCAGAAAAGATGCGTTTTCCTCATGAACAGAGAGTGGTCGGAGGTTTTATCATTGTGATCTTGCTCGGATTCGGTTTTATACTCCACCAGCGGAGCGAGTTGTTAAATATTATATACTATTTCCTAGCAGCATTATTTTTCTTTGTTTATTCGTACCTCAAGGAGGTTAAGCCCAATGGTGGAAACTATTTCGAGAAGACTAGCAATAAGCATTAAATCAGTCGTTCCGGAGCATCCAGCGTCGGTAGCTCGCTTGCAATACGCTTTGTCGTTTATCTTAAACGCTTTATTTATAATTACAGGTGCGCTGCTCATATCCTTTTTCACTGGGCGAACAAGCGGCGTTGTAGCAGCGTTGATATCATTTGCAATACTTAGGCAGGTATCCGGAGGCATACACCTAAAATCGGGCACAATGTGTGTCATAGTATCCGTAGGCGTGGCGACGGCATTGTCTTTCACGCCTAACTTTCCGGGAAAAATGTTGGTGATAATCAATCTCTTAAATCTATTGATTGTATTAATGTTTTCACCAACAGACATAGAAAAACAGTCTCGTATCCCAAAACGTTATTACCCACTACTTAAGCTTTTATCTGCCTTAATTGTATGTAGCAATCTGTTGATAGAATCGTCTATAATTGCATTAACTCTGCTTGTGCAGTGTTTGACTTTAATTCTGGCGAAGGTGGTGAGTACCCATGCTAAAAAATCTAGTATATAAATTGGCTTCATTATTGGACGGCGCGGCTGTTTTTTCAGTAAGAACAGCAAGCTTCCTCTATGTCAATCAGCCAGAAACCCCAGAAGAATTGTTGAAATAGCGGTGAACATCCATGCACTTATTCACGATTGATACGTTGACCGTCTCCAAGGACGAGTTAGGCACATTAGGTCTAGTTTCTGTTAAGGTACAGGACATTATAATTATTAAATCCTTATCGGAAAAGAAACGCATAATCATACACACTCTGACGGATGTTTACTATACTATGGGTACTCTTGTATACTGGGAAACGGCGCTTAACAGCAGCGGGTACAATTTCCTTGTGCTCGATCGTTCAGAAATGATTAATCAAGATAAGGTAATATTGCTGAATCCCAAAACAGGAGATGCTTACTTTGAAAGGTTTGTTAATAAACAATCTAAAAAATGCGGCGTAGCATACCATAGAGTCAAAGATTTTGTCGAATTTATGCTGAAGTACAATCCGGAAATTCAACTAATGTAGCCCTTCCTACAGGAAAAGGGCTATTTTTACGCGTTAAATTAACGTTCTTCATTTGTCAAGACTTATTCGACATAGTGCGACATAATTCACGATCGCCAATTTATATTTACTTCTTCCAGTAAGTCCCTGATAATACAGGTATAAGCCTATTACATCAGGGGGATACAGGTCATGGAGATAGCAGAATTTGAAAAAAACACCGCATTTAAGTTTGCAGAGTTCAAAAAGAAATGGTCTGGAAGAGGAGCAATACGAACAACTTTTCGACTTGATACAGATTCAGCAGTCCTTGTCTTTGAACAGGATTTCACGAATTTGGAATATGATTTATTAGACTTTACAAAGTCTGAAAATCGAATGGACAAATATCTAAAAAGGATTGTGAATGTAATGACAGGGGACTTTAATCCTTTTCTCAATTCGTTACATGAAGGTCTGCAAATTACGGCGATGAAGACGACTGTAGAGGGGCTGGCATTCAGGTATCAGATCACCACAATGGTGTTTAATAAAAATTTGCGACAACTCGTACTGTCTGATGATATAGACAAGAGTAGAATCTTACAAAGCACTAAATAAAAAAAGTTGGTGACTGAATGGTAAGAAGCCGGACCGAGCCGACACAACGACGCTGATAAGAAGCGTACTTTGTGTCGGTTTTCTTGCTAGATGGGGGCTAGCAAAAGGGTGGGATGGATAAACTGACGATCCACTTCCAGTGCCCGTGCAAATTCGGCTTGTGTCATCTTTTATGAATATATGAAGCGTTACAATGTAGCTCCAACACAATTAGCTCCGGGAATATTTAATAAAGATGGGCAGCGCACTATGGAAGGCTTTAAAAAGGGGGGCTTACACCGTTCTGGAGCAAAGATGCTAAGATGGTATTTGAAACAATAAATGCCCGTTTTCAGGCATCTACTTAAGCAGAATCGAATTCTTATTCCAAGTGATCGATGAAAGTGAATGTCATTGATACGCTACAAAATGAAGATGTATACGATTTTATTTTCGTTACTGTGCGTTACGATCGATCCGAATCAGCGTTGTTTGCTCTAAAAGATAATCAAAGCAAAAACATAGTTACGATGACTGGTAATTCAATTGGATTTTCTTCATGGCTGGATATCGTAGGGGATAGACTTTTACCAGCTTTTCCTGGTTTCGGCGGACAGATTAAAGATGGCGTATTGCATGCGCGATTTCCACCAAAGATTTTAGTGGCAACTGCATTTGGGGAAATTGATGGTGTAGTCACACATTCCGTATCAGACATTGCCATGTTGAGCGTTTTGCAAACAGCTAGAACCAGAAAAACGGCACACCAAATAACAGTCACTTTTAAAGGCTATTTAAGGGCGATACAAAAATCTGGCGTTTCTATTGATCCAGCAATTCTTAAAATGGTGCTTAAATTTCCCAACTTCATTTTGGATCTATTCTTTATGATGTGGCAACGGACCAAGATGGTTCAGGATATGATGTTGCCGGATTATGCGGATAATGCGAACAATGAGATTGTGCAGCTAAATAATGATTTATTGAAGTTTTTAAGTCAAAATGACACCGAATTGGAAATACATGCTCAGTGAGTTTTACTGAAACATGAAGGTAATTTTATCTCTTCAATCGGGCATCAATCTTCTTTTTAAAACAGAGAGTTCTGAGGCCTAAAAGGTACTTTGGTTATGATTTGTCCCCAAATCCGAGTAGCTTAGGCTGGCGAAGTAGTCCGGAATCAGTAAATTCCAGAGCTGTTACACGAGCTGGGAAGGGGACTGAAAGCCACACAACATCAGATTTTACCATGCCAGGAGTTAGCTCTTTAAAAGGGCACTCCCCAGGGTGATCTACCATAAACTGATGAAGTACTTGCTTGGATGCTTGATCCAAGCCCGAAACATGCCCGATGTAACGATTTTCATATCGCAGGACAAGGCTTGAAACAAGTCCATCCCGCAGTTTTATGCCGACGACGTCAGCGACTATCCGTACTTCTTTGCGTTTTTTAAACCAATATTGATGTTTTTTTCCCTCCATATAAGGGCTATCTAATCTTTTCGAAATAATTCCTTCCCATTCCCGTTCATTCAGCCAATTCCAAAGTGCTTGTCCATCGAAATGCAAATCGGTTACAAATAGTCGAGGCGTTTTCTCTGGAAATGAGGCTTTCAGTTTCTCAAAACGTTCTTTATAAGGGAGTTTGCGAATGTCCTCGCCATTCGAATTGATCATATCAAACATTACAAAAATAAGGCCATCATCGGGGATGCGTTTTCGCGCCCCTAACTTGGCTCTTTGAAAATTTGGGCGCACCCCATCGAAATAGGCGATTTCTCCATCCAATATACAAGGGCCAACGCGGATCGGCTCTAATAACGCCACTATTTCCGGGAAAGTATGATTACGCGGCTCCAACCTTCGTCCGAATAGTTCCACCCTCCCTAAACCATCTAAGCGGACCAAAGTGCGCACGCCGTCCCATTTAATTTGATAACCCCATTCGGGGCCTTCGGGAATAATGGAAGAGGTTATAGGAGCCATAGGGACAGAAGGGAGCTGCATGGTCATGATACGTTACCCTTTGCTTTGGCTGTTCTCTTTTTCTTGGTTGAGGGAGCGCTTGGAGGTATGGCGGCTGATTTTGTAGCATCCAAGCTTGCTTGTAGCGCGGCCATCAGATCGATGACATTGGTCCGTCCTTCAGCAGTCGGTGCAGATACAACATCAACACTCTGTCCCGCTATTTTTTGTTGAATCAATTCAGTTAATGCGATACGGTAATCGTCCGTATATTTGGCAGGGTCAAACGGTTCGCTGAGCTGTTCTACCAGCATCTTAGCCATTTCGAGCTCTTTGTCGTTAATCGTTGTTTGCACAGGTATGTTAGGAACCTGGGAAATGGCTCTAATCTCATCTGGAAAAAACATCGTTTCCAAACATAAGCAGTTTCCCACTACTCTTACAGCTGCTAGGCTGCTTTTACTGCGAATAGATATTTTGGCTATGCCTATCTTGCTAGTCTGCTGGATTGCTTCTAATAATAGGTTGTAGGCTCCAGCTCCTGTCATATCGGGGGAGAGGTAATAGGCTTTTTGAAAATAGATCGGATCGATCTCAGATAAGTCCACGAAATCTAATATCTGAATGGTTTTGGCGGACTCGGGTTTAATAGCATCAAGCTCTTCTTCTTTAACGATCACGAATTTACCTGCCTCGTATTCAAATCCCTTAACAATTTCGTCAGCGACGATCTCTTTATTGCAGTGGCGGCACATTTTTGCGTAATTAATCGGCATGCCACATTCCTTATGTAAACTTCGGAATGATATATCCTTGTCTTCCGTCGCAGAGTGCATTTTGACGGGGACGTGCACCAAACCAAAGCTAATAGCACCTTTCCAGACGGTATGCATATAAAACACTCCTTATCGTTTTATTTTAGTTTGTGCATTTACTGGAAGGATATTCATGTATCATAAAAATCCGTAGTGCATTCAGCATATGTGAAGAAATTGAACTTATTATTCACTTAGCGTCATATTTCGTATTGCCAATATGGACATCTGCGTGCAATGATGGAATTGTAATCTAATATATAGTTTTACTACTAAAAATACATTCTAAGACGGTGGCGACCTGGATACTATTAATTTTTTGTTTTTAAGCATGTTTGATGCTCTAGCTGTCGTAATTCTGATGTTTAAAATTTTCAGGCAGAGTCTACGTGAGCACAAATATATAATCGCGCTGCTATGCGCGATAAGCTCATGTTCATCTTATTTATTTAGGGTTGTACTTGATTTATCTCCTGTTCTGGACATGTTGGTGCAAATTATGATTTTTCTCCTATTTAATAGGTTCCTTTTGAAGGTGAAAGTCTTTTATTCATGGATAATGGTTGCGACAGGGTTTGGTGTATTTGTCGCTTTGCAGCTACCTGTTTACTATGTCGCTACGCTCTTCGGCGTTAATGAATCCGTTGCGGCCACATCAGGCGGGTCGGGAATCGAAATCATACAAATATTAACCGATTCTGCTGCAGTGATGATAGGTGCTATTTTCAAAGTCTTTAACCTTGGCTTCGCATTCATCGTAATTCCGCCGCACGATTTTGACATCAGAGAGAAATTTTTCATCGGAACGAATAGGTTGATTATCATTTCTACCTTAGCGATTGCCGTCACTATTATAGCTGCTTTGTACATAACCATTCATTTCAATGTAGTCATGTTTATTTATCCGTTAGTTTTGCTGGCCTTAATAATACTTTATTATCTATCGAGCAGGAGGGATAGGGAAGATGATTGAATACATTTCCAGACAAATAGCAATATCTATTAAAAAGGCTGATCCGCAGGGCAATGTATCTGTCAATGTAATGGCCTACCAATTGGGGTATTGGTTAAATCCAACGGCGATAATAGCACTATCTTTAGGCATTGGGTGGATTACTGGTGCTTTTCTCGGGACCGTAATGGGTATGCTTGCCTTTTGCATCTTGAGGCGTTATACAGGCGGTTTTCATTTTTCGTCATTAACCAAATGTTTTATCGTTTCTGCTGCTCTACTTTCAACAATCCCACATATTGTTTTGAATGATGCAGCAGTGATAGCCTTAACGATGTTAAGCGCAATTCTATTACTTATTTTTCGAAGGGGGGGCGGTGTTTCTTTACTCCTCGTATTATCAAATATATATTTTAAATCAGATGTAATCGCGCTTGCATTTTTGGCGCAGATGTTTTTTGTTATTATTCAACAGATTGGGGGTGTAAAAGGGAATGAAACAGAAATTAGCGCGTAAATTCTCGAAAATCCTATCTAAAGAAGCGGAGAAATCTGCAGAAGGAAAAAAACAAAAAATTTTCCTCGGAAGCCAACCGGTACCGAAGGAATTGAAGTAGCGTGAGTCTTATGGATATGACAACAGAGATTTTGGGACAGCGGGTATACGGGGACGTAATAAATGGGGAGCAATTTGATACTTTCATTTTGTCTGAGGTCATGCTGATTGATGTCTTCAAACCTAAGAAAAACTATGTCGTACCGCGTTTTTACACAGTAAAAGGAATCTTTACAGTAATTCTAACGCTTGATGCTTGCAAACAAATATTTATACCTTTAGGTTTTAAGTCATTAGATAGCAACATTCTTGTCAACATCGACCACATTAATTATGTAAAGGTCGAGAGATTTGGAAACACCGCTTTTTTTGAAGGTGGAGTCACTGCAAATGTAATTGGTCGGAAACTTCATTTGGTGGAACATTTAATAAAAAATGACTGATTCCTATAGGTTAGGAATCAGTCATTTTTTCAGATTAAAAATTATACAAGGTAATATGGACTTCGTCAAGAAATTTCCGTCCTAGGATGGAAATTAAATGTCTATTCGACAATTTCCGACATTGTGACGATATCTCCTGTGATACAATAAAAATGTAAAACAGAGGGAAACAATATCATTATAGAGACAGACAGATATTAAAGCAGGAATGATCGAGTTAAAGACAGCGAGGAGTTAAAGCTGCATTGATTTTCGTCTCACAGTAGAGAGAAGTGTAACTATTTTTACTTGGCTTATACTGTTGAATTCGGATTGATTGTGCAATTCCTCGCTGATTTCGATCAGCTTCCCTGACATCGAATGAATGAGTTAACAATAATATTGTAAGATAACCAATGGAAAAATCAGATAAGGGCTGACATGGACATTACTGATGTAGTAATCAGTAATGATTTGTGTCGGTCCTTTTATATTCAGTAAGAAAAAGTAAAGTGAGTAGACTGGAGGTTTTTATATTTTTTATTATTAGGTATAAATTCCTATTATATTTTCCGATATAAGGTATATTATATTGAGCAAAGGGGATCTAAATATGGCAAAACGTAGAAGGAAGAAAGAGGAGTTGGACCCGGTACAAGCATTTGTGCTGCTTCTTATGTTGGGTGCAGGTTTTGGGGCGTACAAGCTTACAAATTCTTTTATTTTTGCGGGTGTGGCATTTGGTGCGGTTATGTTGTTGTATGCAATTGTAGCGATATCAATTGCTCGCAAACGCAATGAACGCCTTAAGCGTTCCGGTATTGCAGAAATTGATAAGATGGAGGGCCGACAGTTCGAGAAGTATCTTGGACATCTTTTAGAGGCTCATGGCTACAAGGTAACGGTGACGAAGGCAGCAGGAGATTTCGGGGCAGATCTTGTTATAGCAAAAGGCGCACAAAGGGTGGTCGTTCAAGCTAAACGTTATAGTAATAATGTCGGGATTAAGGCTGTTCAAGAAGCACAGGCTTCTATCGCACATTATTCGGCAAGTGAGGCATGGGTCATTTCCAACAGTGGATATACAGAAGCTGCAGTCACATTAACAAAATCAAATGCCGTTCGGCTTATAGATCGAGCAGAGCTCATTGAAATGATTTTGAAGATCAATGCTGATAGATCAATTCCAACACCACATACCAACACAGAACAAAACAATACAGAGAAAATAATTATGAAGCAAATAAAAAATGAAGTAGCATGTGCAAAATGTGGCCAGCTATTAGTCCGTCGTAAAAGTGCGCGTGGGGAGTTTTTGGGTTGTTCAAGCTTTCCTAAATGTCGACATACCGAGGCAGTTTGAGGAGGGAGACCGAGAGCTGGAAAAAATCCTCTGCCTAAATTAAAAAGCTGCATCCAACCCGTTTCTAGTGCGGGAAAGGATGCAGCTTTATTCTTGTATGAAGGGTATGAAATTTCAACGATTAATGAAAATCACGGAACAAGCCGATGACTTTGCCTAAAATCGTAACGTTCTTCAGGCGGATAGGTTCCATGGTTACATTTTCCGGTTGGAGACGGATATGATCCTTCTCGCGGTAAAAGGTTTTGACTGTTGCTTCATCGTTCTCAGTCATGGCGACCACAATATCACCGTTAGTAGCGGTCTGCTGCTGGCGTACAATAACATAGTCGCCGTTATGTATGCCGGCTTCAATCATGCTCTCGCCAATGACATTAAGGATGAATACATCATCATCTCCTACGTAATGGGAAGAGATGGGGAAATATTCTTCAATATTCTCAGTAGCGGTAATCGGCACACCTGCAGTAACTTTACCTACGATTGGTACATGGGTAACAGCAGGACGGATAATTCCGTCGACATCTTCCTGATCCAAAATCTCGATAGCGCGAGGTTTAGTCGGATCGCGGCGGATAAGCCCTTTCTTCTCCAGACGGTCCAGATGACCGTGTACAGTCGAGCTTGAAGCAAGTCCAACTGCTTCTCCAATTTCACGTACGGAAGGCGGATAACCCTTCTCGCGAACTTCGTTCTTTATAAATTCCAGGATCGACTGCTGGCGATTGGAAGCTTTGGACAACACGATCACTCCAGTTCACGCACTCCATGATGAGTGCGACATGAATTTTGATTGAAACTTTGATCCATGCACTTCATTCGAAGTGCAATATGAGTATTTATTTCTCAAATTATAACATGGAACCGCCGTTCGTACAAACATAAGTTCCTAAAAACAAAAGTTCGCATTGTCTGTTGACCGCAAACAAATGTTCGTGTTAATATCGAAACAGAACAAACGTTTGGGAGTGAGGGCAATGATCATTTATCCAGAATCCTATCAATCTATTTTCTCAGAGAAAGCGCCTGTTAAGGCGGCAAAGATGAAATGGCAAATCAGCATGGCTGGATTTAGCAGCTATGCTTTGAAGTT from the Paenibacillus sp. BIHB 4019 genome contains:
- a CDS encoding cyclic lactone autoinducer peptide, with protein sequence MLKNLVYKLASLLDGAAVFSVRTASFLYVNQPETPEELLK
- a CDS encoding restriction endonuclease; its protein translation is MAKRRRKKEELDPVQAFVLLLMLGAGFGAYKLTNSFIFAGVAFGAVMLLYAIVAISIARKRNERLKRSGIAEIDKMEGRQFEKYLGHLLEAHGYKVTVTKAAGDFGADLVIAKGAQRVVVQAKRYSNNVGIKAVQEAQASIAHYSASEAWVISNSGYTEAAVTLTKSNAVRLIDRAELIEMILKINADRSIPTPHTNTEQNNTEKIIMKQIKNEVACAKCGQLLVRRKSARGEFLGCSSFPKCRHTEAV
- a CDS encoding DNA ligase, whose protein sequence is MTMQLPSVPMAPITSSIIPEGPEWGYQIKWDGVRTLVRLDGLGRVELFGRRLEPRNHTFPEIVALLEPIRVGPCILDGEIAYFDGVRPNFQRAKLGARKRIPDDGLIFVMFDMINSNGEDIRKLPYKERFEKLKASFPEKTPRLFVTDLHFDGQALWNWLNEREWEGIISKRLDSPYMEGKKHQYWFKKRKEVRIVADVVGIKLRDGLVSSLVLRYENRYIGHVSGLDQASKQVLHQFMVDHPGECPFKELTPGMVKSDVVWLSVPFPARVTALEFTDSGLLRQPKLLGFGDKS
- the lexA gene encoding transcriptional repressor LexA, which gives rise to MSKASNRQQSILEFIKNEVREKGYPPSVREIGEAVGLASSSTVHGHLDRLEKKGLIRRDPTKPRAIEILDQEDVDGIIRPAVTHVPIVGKVTAGVPITATENIEEYFPISSHYVGDDDVFILNVIGESMIEAGIHNGDYVIVRQQQTATNGDIVVAMTENDEATVKTFYREKDHIRLQPENVTMEPIRLKNVTILGKVIGLFRDFH
- a CDS encoding accessory gene regulator B family protein, which encodes MVETISRRLAISIKSVVPEHPASVARLQYALSFILNALFIITGALLISFFTGRTSGVVAALISFAILRQVSGGIHLKSGTMCVIVSVGVATALSFTPNFPGKMLVIINLLNLLIVLMFSPTDIEKQSRIPKRYYPLLKLLSALIVCSNLLIESSIIALTLLVQCLTLILAKVVSTHAKKSSI
- a CDS encoding dipeptidyl aminopeptidase, which gives rise to MTTEILGQRVYGDVINGEQFDTFILSEVMLIDVFKPKKNYVVPRFYTVKGIFTVILTLDACKQIFIPLGFKSLDSNILVNIDHINYVKVERFGNTAFFEGGVTANVIGRKLHLVEHLIKND
- a CDS encoding Ku protein → MHTVWKGAISFGLVHVPVKMHSATEDKDISFRSLHKECGMPINYAKMCRHCNKEIVADEIVKGFEYEAGKFVIVKEEELDAIKPESAKTIQILDFVDLSEIDPIYFQKAYYLSPDMTGAGAYNLLLEAIQQTSKIGIAKISIRSKSSLAAVRVVGNCLCLETMFFPDEIRAISQVPNIPVQTTINDKELEMAKMLVEQLSEPFDPAKYTDDYRIALTELIQQKIAGQSVDVVSAPTAEGRTNVIDLMAALQASLDATKSAAIPPSAPSTKKKRTAKAKGNVS
- a CDS encoding accessory gene regulator B family protein is translated as MIEYISRQIAISIKKADPQGNVSVNVMAYQLGYWLNPTAIIALSLGIGWITGAFLGTVMGMLAFCILRRYTGGFHFSSLTKCFIVSAALLSTIPHIVLNDAAVIALTMLSAILLLIFRRGGGVSLLLVLSNIYFKSDVIALAFLAQMFFVIIQQIGGVKGNETEISA